A stretch of the Lolium perenne isolate Kyuss_39 chromosome 3, Kyuss_2.0, whole genome shotgun sequence genome encodes the following:
- the LOC139837741 gene encoding uncharacterized protein gives MSPPVLQLQLHLPNMQIVRYKNSDNLKNVIDAESSSRTMLTEYFRMNSIDSYARNFLYKDFPEFYIWQRNHKTWRRRTQRIQIGRLVAAHPAEGERYYLRVLLNHVRGATSFRDLRTVEGVVYSTFREAAERRGLIEADNSISDCLAEAATFQMPYALRRLFATVLAFCEVTHVRALWDKHFEAMSDDFRMESMSNEAIRQRVLRDIGDLLYSMGKDIRIFDLPDLLDAHDLESLEQRELADEISISVDREDLRLCGTLNSEQQLAFDEIMNHVLEKKGKVFFVDGPGGTGKTYLYKALLAKVRSMGLIAIATATSGIAASIMPGGRTAHSRFKIPINVQEDSMCNFSKQSGTAELLRRSSLIIWDEVAMTKRQAVEALVRTLQDITGCGLPFGGKVIVFGGDFRQVLPVVRRGSRAQIVNATLKKSYLWEGMKQIKLRHNMRAQSDPWFSDFLLRIGNGTQETIGEDYVQLPEEIVISYTNSKASILKLINDVFPSLNQNGGSSSYISARAILSTKNVYVDELNAMLIDQFPGEEKIYYSFDSAVDDTHNHYPSEFLNSLTPNGLPPHVLRLKINCPVILLRNLDPSNGLCNGTRLIVKAFQGNVIDAEIIGGQHSGKRVFLPRIPLYPSEDDVLPFKFTRKQFPIHLSFAMTINKAQGQTIPNVGIYLPEPVFSHGQLYVALSRGISRQMTRILAKPNKDIDPLERSTKNIVYKDVLIC, from the coding sequence ATGTCTCCTCCTGTTCTACAATTACAACTTCACTTGCCAAATATGCAAATTGTTCGTTACAAAAATTCTGACAATTTGAAGAATGTGATAGATGCAGAATCATCTTCCAGGACGATGCTAACTGAGTATTTCAGAATGAACTCCATTGATAGTTATGCTAGAAATTTTTTATATAAGGACTTTCCTGAATTTTATATATGGCAAAGAAACCACAAGACATGGAGACGCCGTACGCAAAGGATTCAAATAGGTAGACTTGTGGCTGCTCACCCTGCGGAAGGCGAGCGATATTACCTGAGAGTATTGCTAAACCATGTCAGAGGGGCTACATCTTTCAGAGATTTACGTACTGTCGAAGGTGTTGTTTATTCCACATTTAGGGAGGCTGCAGAAAGGAGGGGTCTCATTGAAGCTGACAATAGTATTTCTGATTGTCTCGCGGAAGCTGCAACATTTCAAATGCCCTATGCACTTAGAAGGCTTTTTGCTACGGTTTTGGCCTTCTGCGAGGTAACACATGTTCGTGCATTGTGGGACAAGCACTTTGAAGCCATGTCGGATGATTTCCGTATGGAGAGCATGAGTAATGAAGCAATTAGGCAGAGGGTGCTTAGAGACATTGGAGATTTGCTGTACTCAATGGGGAAGGACATTAGGATCTTTGATCTTCCTGATCTATTGGATGCACATGATTTGGAAAGCTTGGAGCAGAGAGAACTAGCTGATGAGATATCTATTTCGGTTGATAGAGAAGACTTACGGTTGTGTGGAACTTTAAATAGCGAACAACAACTTGCCTTTGATGAGATAATGAACcatgttttagaaaagaagggTAAGGTCTTCTTCGTCGATGGTCCGGGAGGTACAGGAAAGACATACCTTTATAAAGCCTTACTCGCTAAAGTGCGATCCATGGGACTAATAGCCATTGCAACAGCAACATCAGGCATTGCAGCTTCTATCATGCCCGGTGGCAGGACTGCCCATTCGAGATTTAAGATACCAATAAATGTTCAAGAAGACAGTATGTGCAACTTCAGTAAGCAAAGCGGAACAGCAGAATTGCTTCGAAGATCGTCTTTAATAATCTGGGATGAAGTTGCCATGACAAAACGACAAGCTGTCGAGGCACTTGTtagaaccctgcaagatattacaGGATGTGGATTGCCATTTGGAGGAAAGGTAATAGTGTTTGGGGGAGATTTCAGGCAAGTACTCCCTGTGGTCAGACGTGGCAGTAGGGCGCAAATTGTTAATGCTACTCTTAAAAAATCCTATCTCTGGGAGGGTATGAAGCAAATTAAACTCCGACACAATATGAGAGCACAATCTGATCCATGGTTCTCTGATTTTCTCTTGAGAATCGGAAATGGTACGCAAGAAACAATTGGAGAAGACTATGTGCAACTACCTGAAGAGATAGTTATAAGTTACACAAATTCAAAAGCCTCGATTCTTAAGTTGATCAATGATGTATTTCCTTCACTTAATCAGAATGGAGGATCATCATCTTACATAAGTGCCCGTGCCATTCTTTCCACCAAAAACGTATATGTTGATGAATTAAATGCAATGCTCATAGACCAATTTCCTGGAGAAGAAAAAATATACTACAGTTTTGACTCAGCAGTGGATGATACACACAATCACTACCCATCTGAATTCCTCAATTCTCTCACACCTAATGGTCTTCCTCCTCATGTTCTTAGATTGAAGATCAATTGTCCGGTCATCTTGCTTCGGAATTTAGATCCATCTAATGGGTTATGCAATGGCACGAGGCTTATTGTTAAGGCATTTCAAGGTAATGTTATTGACGCTGAGATTATTGGAGGACAACATTCTGGAAAGCGAGTTTTCCTTCCACGGATCCCTTTGTACCCTTCTGAAGATGATGTACTTCCGTTTAAATTCACAAGAAAACAATTTCCTATTCATCTTAGCTTTGCGATGACAATCAATAAAGCCCAGGGTCAAACCATTCCAAATGTTGGCATCTACCTTCCGGAACCTGTATTTTCACATGGTCAACTGTATGTTGCTTTGTCTAGAGGGATATCACGGCAAATGACAAGAATTCTTGCCAAACCAAACAAAGATATCGACCCACTGGAGAGAAGTACTAAAAATATTGTCTATAAAGATGTTTTGATATGTTAA